A genomic segment from Pseudoalteromonas nigrifaciens encodes:
- a CDS encoding ligand-gated channel protein, which yields MNTASRQLLPLSAAILFTFTNYAQANKTNDDMEVMVVTASGYEQLIKNAPASISVIDREELASRFYRDLTDAMTDVPGVIVTGGGDRKDISLRGMANGYTLILIDGQRQTSRETRPNSDGPGVEGAWTPPIGAIERIEVIRGPMSSLYGSDAIGGVINIITRKTPEQWYGEVRLDSTIQQSNESGNINQANFFTAGSLVDELLGVQLYGQFTKRDEDDLVAGFRGKEQNNLKAKFIVTPNKNHEVTLELGRAEQTLDATVGKTIAPLAPGDECGRSGCPESTTTQYEQKTISVSHNGYYDFGSSNSYIKYDEYNNKSREMLIKNTDAQTMWSIPLASEHNATLGASYKKEDLTDHTSNKLSDVSQIDNEQWSIFSEDEWRTSELFALTGGIRYDHDGNFGGHISPRLYGVLNASDNLTVKGGISTGFKAPSLRATTPEWGQVSRGGNIYGNANLAPEKSINYEVGVYYDKGEKFSTSATVFYNQFDDKISRIACPLTQCTDGPNEFGSDPTTYVNVDEAVTQGFELSASLKLSSKVSASANYTYTESEQKTGTYAGSPLNQLPTHLLQTSVNWVLSDAFSAWARMHYRGEESQPTTGPSQSSLIAPSYTTADLGANYQLSNNIKLGVGVYNLFDKEISEVEYGYVEDGRRYWASLAWQF from the coding sequence ATGAACACCGCAAGTCGACAATTATTGCCTTTAAGTGCCGCAATTTTATTTACCTTTACAAATTATGCGCAAGCAAATAAAACAAACGATGACATGGAAGTGATGGTAGTCACTGCGTCAGGGTATGAGCAGCTAATTAAAAATGCACCAGCATCTATTAGTGTGATTGATAGAGAAGAGTTAGCGAGTCGTTTTTACCGTGATTTAACCGACGCTATGACAGACGTGCCCGGCGTTATAGTGACTGGCGGTGGCGACAGAAAAGATATTAGTTTGCGCGGCATGGCTAATGGCTATACATTAATATTAATAGATGGCCAACGACAAACATCGCGCGAAACACGGCCAAATAGTGACGGTCCAGGTGTTGAGGGGGCATGGACACCGCCTATTGGGGCCATTGAACGTATAGAAGTTATTCGCGGTCCAATGTCATCTTTATATGGCTCTGATGCGATAGGCGGGGTAATCAATATAATTACTCGTAAAACACCTGAGCAGTGGTACGGCGAGGTGCGTTTAGATAGTACGATTCAACAAAGTAATGAGTCTGGGAACATTAACCAAGCTAACTTTTTTACAGCGGGCTCATTAGTTGATGAACTACTTGGAGTACAGCTATACGGGCAATTTACAAAACGCGATGAAGATGACCTAGTCGCCGGTTTTAGAGGCAAAGAGCAAAATAATCTTAAAGCTAAGTTTATAGTAACACCTAATAAAAATCACGAGGTTACATTAGAGCTTGGCCGTGCTGAACAAACGTTAGATGCGACTGTGGGTAAAACAATTGCGCCACTTGCCCCAGGGGATGAGTGTGGTCGCAGTGGTTGTCCTGAATCAACAACTACACAATACGAGCAAAAAACCATCTCGGTAAGCCATAATGGTTATTATGACTTTGGTAGTTCTAATAGCTATATAAAGTACGATGAATATAATAATAAATCACGCGAAATGCTTATTAAAAATACTGATGCACAAACGATGTGGAGTATTCCGCTTGCGAGTGAGCATAATGCGACATTGGGCGCTTCCTATAAAAAAGAAGATTTAACCGATCATACCAGCAACAAATTAAGTGATGTATCGCAAATAGATAACGAGCAATGGTCTATATTTAGCGAAGATGAATGGCGAACCAGCGAGTTATTTGCATTAACCGGCGGTATTCGATACGACCATGATGGTAACTTTGGCGGCCATATTAGCCCACGTTTATATGGTGTGCTTAATGCGAGCGATAATTTAACCGTCAAAGGAGGTATATCTACCGGTTTTAAAGCACCTAGTTTACGAGCAACTACGCCAGAATGGGGGCAGGTTAGTCGCGGCGGTAATATATATGGTAATGCGAATTTGGCGCCTGAAAAATCAATAAATTATGAAGTAGGTGTTTATTACGATAAAGGTGAAAAGTTCAGTACCTCGGCCACTGTTTTCTATAATCAGTTTGACGATAAAATATCACGTATAGCTTGCCCATTAACTCAATGCACCGACGGTCCAAATGAATTTGGTTCAGACCCAACAACCTACGTAAATGTTGATGAAGCAGTAACACAAGGGTTTGAGCTATCAGCATCGCTTAAACTAAGCAGTAAAGTAAGTGCAAGCGCTAATTATACTTACACCGAATCGGAGCAAAAAACGGGCACTTATGCAGGAAGCCCATTAAATCAGTTACCAACACACTTACTGCAAACCTCTGTTAATTGGGTTTTAAGCGATGCATTTAGTGCATGGGCACGTATGCACTATCGCGGGGAAGAAAGCCAACCTACAACTGGGCCATCGCAAAGTAGCTTAATTGCTCCAAGCTATACCACAGCAGATTTAGGTGCAAACTATCAATTAAGTAACAACATTAAATTAGGCGTGGGGGTTTATAACTTATTTGATAAAGAAATTAGCGAAGTAGAGTATGGTTATGTAGAAGACGGACGTCGTTATTGGGCTTCTTTAGCATGGCAGTTTTAA
- a CDS encoding PA4780 family RIO1-like protein kinase: MKIPKRLQPLVDDGLIDDVLSRLMSGKEADVFVVQCGDHIRCAKVYKEASKRSFKKAAQYQEGRKVRGGRQARAMGKRSSYGRQLEEEIWQNAEVDALSRLASAGVRVPDTYGCIDGVLLMELVCDDSGDVAPQLGNVALSEEEAIRQHSLMMHYIKLMLCAGIIHGDLSEFNVLVDSKGPVIIDLPQAVNAAANNSAEAMFARDVNNMRRYYGEYAPALLQTQYAKEMWALFSEANLTANSTLTGEFEDNSEAADVDAILEEIEAAREEELERLDRIRDVDEDA, from the coding sequence GTGAAAATTCCTAAACGCCTACAACCGCTAGTTGATGATGGTTTAATTGATGACGTACTCAGCAGGCTTATGAGCGGTAAAGAAGCCGATGTTTTTGTAGTGCAGTGTGGCGATCATATTCGCTGCGCTAAAGTTTATAAAGAAGCCAGTAAACGTAGTTTTAAAAAAGCCGCACAATATCAAGAAGGCCGTAAAGTTCGTGGTGGGCGCCAAGCGCGTGCTATGGGTAAACGCTCAAGTTATGGTCGCCAATTAGAAGAAGAGATTTGGCAAAATGCCGAAGTTGATGCGTTATCACGTTTAGCGAGTGCCGGTGTACGTGTACCCGACACCTACGGCTGTATTGATGGTGTGTTGCTAATGGAGCTTGTGTGCGATGACAGCGGCGATGTTGCCCCGCAGTTAGGTAATGTAGCCCTTAGTGAAGAAGAAGCGATTAGGCAGCATAGCTTAATGATGCATTACATTAAATTAATGTTGTGTGCGGGTATTATCCACGGCGACTTATCAGAATTTAATGTGTTGGTTGACAGCAAAGGCCCGGTAATTATTGACTTACCGCAAGCAGTTAATGCTGCAGCGAATAATAGCGCCGAAGCAATGTTTGCTCGCGATGTTAATAATATGCGCCGTTATTACGGCGAATATGCCCCAGCTTTATTGCAAACTCAATACGCCAAAGAAATGTGGGCATTGTTTTCTGAGGCTAACTTAACGGCTAACTCCACTTTAACAGGTGAATTTGAAGATAACAGTGAAGCCGCAGATGTTGATGCAATACTTGAAGAAATTGAAGCCGCTCGTGAAGAAGAGCTGGAGCGCTTAGACCGTATTCGAGACGTTGACGAAGATGCTTAA
- a CDS encoding tetratricopeptide repeat-containing sulfotransferase family protein: MPPSLKQLHQSAINYLNQGDVQQAHKTLVELVTQKPDFADGYFLLAMVNLQVGQIYKAIQLIEKAQGLQENVEYTAQLAKCYALTGQLQKAKATALSVALSKITKALDADTLGVALTQAGLHEQAINYFEYALTLANNKQTPQAQFFYNFGVCAKFLGLFEQAQNAFENAITLKPLHHQSHFALSDLTKASTQTNHIERLKTVAEQVTHPDAKLHIGHALAKEYQDIGAFSDAFLALQQGKADKLKNSPFDNEGSAALFAHIKKLSLEHNEPNASGNPSNEPIFVLGMPRSGTTLVERILSSHSDVQSAGELQDFGLCVKKISKTTSPHVLDNQTLSSAYQINFEQLGTHYLNATRVVTGNSKHFIDKLPFNFFYIDLITKALPNAKIICLLRDPMDTCIGNYRQLFSINNPYYAYSLDLLDTAKFYSRFYKLMQHFQSLHKNTIKLVQYEELVAQPEVQIKDLVKFCDLAWQPQCIDFHLNTAPVSTASKVQVRQPLNNKAIGRWRAFKPHTNEIQQYFKAQGIGVK; this comes from the coding sequence ATGCCCCCTAGCCTAAAACAGTTACATCAAAGCGCCATAAATTACTTAAATCAAGGTGATGTGCAACAAGCACATAAAACTTTAGTTGAACTTGTTACCCAAAAACCAGACTTTGCAGACGGCTATTTTTTACTAGCTATGGTAAACCTACAAGTGGGGCAAATTTACAAAGCCATTCAGCTGATTGAAAAAGCGCAAGGTTTGCAAGAAAATGTTGAATACACAGCGCAACTGGCAAAATGTTACGCACTTACAGGACAACTACAAAAAGCCAAAGCAACCGCATTAAGTGTTGCACTTAGCAAAATAACCAAAGCGCTGGATGCAGACACTTTAGGCGTTGCACTCACACAAGCGGGTTTACACGAACAAGCGATAAATTACTTTGAATACGCGTTAACACTGGCAAATAACAAACAAACTCCGCAAGCACAGTTCTTTTATAACTTTGGTGTTTGCGCTAAGTTTTTAGGCCTTTTTGAGCAAGCTCAAAATGCGTTTGAAAATGCTATTACTCTAAAACCATTACACCACCAAAGCCACTTTGCATTGAGCGATTTAACTAAGGCAAGTACGCAAACTAACCATATTGAACGCTTAAAAACGGTTGCTGAACAGGTTACTCACCCCGATGCAAAACTACATATTGGCCATGCTCTAGCAAAAGAATATCAAGATATTGGCGCATTTTCGGATGCCTTTTTAGCACTGCAACAAGGTAAAGCCGATAAACTTAAAAACAGCCCATTTGATAACGAGGGATCAGCGGCTTTATTTGCACATATTAAAAAATTAAGCCTTGAGCATAACGAGCCAAACGCCTCAGGTAACCCAAGCAACGAGCCTATTTTTGTTTTAGGTATGCCGCGCTCTGGCACCACCTTAGTAGAGCGTATTTTATCAAGCCACAGCGACGTGCAATCAGCAGGGGAGCTGCAAGACTTTGGCTTGTGTGTTAAAAAAATAAGCAAAACCACCTCGCCGCACGTGCTTGATAACCAAACCTTGAGTAGCGCCTATCAAATTAACTTTGAGCAACTTGGCACTCATTACTTAAATGCTACCCGTGTAGTTACAGGCAATAGTAAACACTTTATTGATAAACTCCCCTTTAACTTTTTTTATATTGATTTAATAACCAAAGCATTACCTAATGCAAAAATAATTTGCCTGCTGCGCGACCCAATGGACACCTGTATTGGTAACTATCGCCAACTATTTAGTATTAATAACCCTTATTACGCTTATTCGTTAGATTTACTTGATACCGCTAAATTTTATAGCCGTTTTTATAAACTCATGCAGCATTTTCAAAGTTTGCATAAAAATACAATAAAATTAGTTCAGTATGAGGAGTTAGTAGCGCAGCCCGAAGTGCAAATTAAAGATTTAGTTAAGTTTTGTGATTTAGCGTGGCAACCGCAGTGTATTGATTTTCATTTAAATACAGCGCCGGTTTCTACCGCCAGTAAAGTGCAGGTTCGTCAACCGCTCAACAACAAAGCTATTGGCCGCTGGCGTGCATTTAAACCACATACAAATGAAATACAGCAGTACTTTAAAGCGCAGGGAATAGGAGTGAAATAA
- a CDS encoding TonB-dependent receptor has translation MFKPSLLTLAISSTLSSVVLFSNTASAQEQVVTKNKSLEVIEVTATRRSGSVQAAPLNITALDADVMKDQNISELADVARWVPGLTITDQGGREGSPIIVRGLNTNSSGPASDGGTVATYINEIPVSVDMRLVDIERVEVLIGPQGTLYGAGTLGGAIRYMLKAPELDYTSGEVYGDVFQTQESDSVGGEGGFIFNLPIIEDTLAIRTSLNLYKDPGFVDYNYVVREPGVSLSDPDWSNTDAVNNNLKQVKDANGETTTTGRISVRYKASESFEGTLNYFYQKQDSEGRSIVHSNSLNANNGLSDIIGKYESAYRYEEPRVKEDQLLSLELKADLGFAELVSATGISSFEAEGQRDQTDLLIRLDYGYEEFPAFSTFTREIDEVDTFTQELRLVSQSDSDFSWIVGGFYNKKDTDASSREFTPGFDQFAVDNFGATQLRPDALEYLEITSSKVTESALFGEVGYQVTDKLDITLGVRFYEYDVKSKAAFDFPLANTLYDGAGPNDIAINFEENAASDNGNLLKFNAKYQFNDTVMGYVTVSEGFRIGGSNGLVPCPVPLPDDQQTGCGKPDEMLFDADITTNYELGFKSTWFRSQLHFNAALFNVDWDNAQITGATAVGQLPYLSNAGSANAKGIEIATRAILSDSFSAYATYAYTKAELTSDAPFLFNADGSDGAADGDRLPGSPEHQFSLGINYQTDVFNDKTLDINYGLTAQSDVISKVGLRDNGEVLPGYSLSNISAKLTADAWSTTLYVDNMFNKYAVTSVRRSDADITSANGAEIQRNYGHYINRPLTVGIKFNYKFEI, from the coding sequence ATGTTTAAACCAAGCCTGTTAACCTTGGCTATTTCAAGCACACTTTCAAGTGTGGTTTTATTCTCTAATACCGCTTCAGCTCAAGAACAAGTGGTTACAAAAAACAAATCACTTGAAGTTATAGAGGTTACGGCAACACGACGCAGCGGCTCTGTACAAGCAGCACCACTTAATATAACCGCGCTTGACGCTGATGTAATGAAAGATCAAAACATTAGTGAACTTGCCGATGTAGCACGCTGGGTTCCTGGTTTAACAATTACTGATCAAGGTGGCCGCGAAGGTTCACCTATTATTGTACGTGGTTTAAATACTAACTCATCGGGTCCAGCGTCAGATGGCGGCACTGTAGCAACTTATATCAACGAAATTCCGGTAAGTGTTGATATGCGCCTCGTTGATATTGAGCGCGTAGAAGTACTTATTGGGCCACAAGGTACATTATATGGCGCAGGTACATTAGGCGGCGCCATTCGTTACATGCTAAAAGCGCCAGAGCTTGATTATACCTCAGGCGAAGTTTACGGTGATGTTTTTCAAACCCAAGAAAGTGACTCAGTAGGCGGTGAAGGCGGCTTTATTTTCAACTTACCAATTATTGAAGATACGCTTGCCATACGTACTAGCTTAAACCTATATAAAGATCCGGGTTTTGTAGATTACAATTATGTTGTTCGTGAGCCGGGAGTATCGCTTAGCGATCCTGATTGGAGCAATACTGATGCCGTTAACAACAACCTTAAACAAGTAAAAGATGCCAATGGCGAAACAACCACTACAGGGCGTATATCAGTTCGTTATAAAGCGAGTGAGTCTTTTGAAGGTACGCTTAACTATTTTTATCAAAAACAAGACAGCGAAGGTCGTTCAATTGTTCATAGCAACAGCTTAAATGCAAACAATGGCTTAAGCGATATAATTGGTAAGTACGAATCAGCGTATCGTTACGAAGAGCCACGCGTGAAAGAAGATCAATTACTTAGCCTAGAACTCAAAGCAGACTTAGGCTTTGCAGAGTTAGTATCGGCTACCGGTATATCAAGCTTTGAAGCTGAAGGTCAACGCGACCAAACAGATTTACTGATCCGTCTTGATTATGGCTACGAAGAATTTCCAGCATTTTCAACATTTACCCGCGAAATTGATGAAGTAGATACTTTTACCCAAGAGCTGCGTTTAGTATCACAAAGTGATAGCGATTTTAGTTGGATAGTAGGTGGTTTTTATAATAAAAAAGACACAGATGCATCAAGTAGAGAATTTACACCAGGTTTTGATCAGTTTGCGGTTGATAACTTTGGCGCAACTCAACTTAGACCTGATGCACTAGAGTACCTAGAAATAACGAGCAGCAAAGTAACAGAGTCGGCTCTTTTTGGTGAAGTGGGTTATCAAGTAACCGACAAACTAGATATAACGCTTGGTGTGCGCTTTTACGAATACGATGTAAAGTCTAAAGCCGCTTTTGACTTTCCGTTAGCAAATACATTATATGATGGTGCTGGCCCTAACGATATCGCTATTAACTTTGAAGAGAATGCAGCAAGTGATAACGGTAATCTGTTAAAGTTTAACGCAAAGTATCAATTTAATGACACCGTAATGGGCTATGTAACGGTAAGTGAAGGCTTTAGAATTGGTGGTTCAAATGGCTTGGTTCCGTGCCCTGTTCCACTTCCTGATGATCAACAAACAGGCTGTGGTAAACCAGATGAAATGCTATTTGATGCCGATATAACGACCAATTACGAGCTTGGCTTTAAAAGTACATGGTTTAGAAGTCAGTTACACTTTAACGCTGCACTCTTTAACGTAGATTGGGACAATGCACAAATTACTGGAGCAACCGCAGTGGGGCAGCTGCCTTACCTTTCAAACGCTGGCAGCGCTAACGCAAAAGGCATTGAAATTGCTACTCGTGCTATTTTATCAGACTCATTTAGCGCCTACGCAACATACGCTTACACTAAAGCTGAGCTAACATCAGATGCACCATTTTTGTTTAACGCTGACGGGAGTGATGGCGCTGCAGATGGCGATCGTTTACCTGGTTCACCAGAGCATCAGTTTTCATTAGGTATTAATTACCAAACTGACGTGTTTAACGACAAAACATTAGATATAAACTACGGCTTAACTGCGCAAAGCGACGTTATTTCCAAAGTTGGTTTACGTGATAACGGTGAAGTACTACCAGGTTACAGCTTAAGTAATATTTCTGCTAAGTTAACAGCAGATGCGTGGTCAACTACATTATATGTTGATAATATGTTTAATAAATATGCTGTTACATCGGTGCGTCGCTCAGATGCCGATATTACAAGTGCTAATGGCGCAGAAATACAACGTAACTATGGCCATTACATTAACCGCCCTCTTACGGTAGGCATTAAATTTAACTACAAGTTTGAAATATAA
- a CDS encoding EamA family transporter: MHSSTKELLLAVFCILLAMVTIQSGASLAKQLFPIVGPEGTTALRLGFSATILCLIFKPWKHLPAAGQRFPILIYGLSLGGMNILFYYAIERIPLGIGVALEFTGPLAVALFSSRRKRDLFWVGCAIAGILLLLPDMKGQESLDPVGVILALAAGACWAGYILFGKKTGNQGSGGATVAMGMTISAIVLVPYGGILQASSFSWDIIPLGIAIAVLSSALPYTLEMITLRNMSSQGFSIMMSLEPAIAALAGLLILGELLSIWQWLAILLVIIASVGSSTSKPQSSS; the protein is encoded by the coding sequence ATGCATTCATCTACGAAAGAACTCTTACTCGCTGTTTTTTGTATATTGCTCGCTATGGTAACTATTCAATCTGGTGCGTCGCTTGCCAAGCAACTCTTCCCTATTGTAGGCCCTGAAGGGACTACTGCACTGCGTTTAGGTTTTTCTGCCACTATTTTATGCCTGATTTTTAAACCGTGGAAACACTTACCTGCCGCAGGCCAACGATTTCCTATTTTAATTTACGGCCTGAGCCTCGGCGGTATGAACATTTTGTTTTATTACGCCATAGAGCGTATTCCACTGGGTATTGGCGTTGCACTTGAATTTACCGGCCCATTAGCAGTTGCATTATTTTCATCGCGCCGTAAGCGTGATCTATTTTGGGTAGGCTGTGCTATTGCGGGTATTTTATTACTACTGCCTGATATGAAAGGCCAAGAAAGCCTAGATCCGGTTGGCGTTATATTGGCGCTTGCCGCTGGTGCATGTTGGGCAGGTTATATTCTTTTTGGTAAAAAAACCGGTAATCAAGGCTCTGGTGGTGCAACTGTGGCTATGGGTATGACTATTTCGGCCATTGTACTTGTGCCCTATGGCGGAATTTTGCAAGCCTCTTCATTCAGTTGGGATATTATTCCGTTAGGTATTGCTATTGCAGTACTCTCAAGCGCCCTGCCGTATACCCTAGAAATGATCACTTTGCGTAATATGTCGTCGCAAGGCTTTAGTATTATGATGAGTTTAGAGCCCGCAATTGCAGCATTAGCCGGATTACTCATATTAGGCGAACTATTGTCTATTTGGCAGTGGCTGGCAATATTACTGGTAATTATTGCCTCTGTTGGCAGTTCAACTTCAAAACCACAAAGCAGCAGTTAA
- a CDS encoding Gfo/Idh/MocA family protein, translating to MNFVIVGTNFISDTLLKAANTLIDFNLYGVCSRATTSGEAFLAKHPKNTQAKIFTSIEQVCQDEHVDAVYIAAPNSLHQLYAVQCLAAGKHVLGEKPAAANSAELAAIIATAKKHQCLYMEAMMTTHLPNFALLQQAMLKIGTPRKFIGQYSQYSSRYDKYKNGERPNTFLPQFANGALVDLGIYPLYLLIALWGAPNSVHASGVLLDTGVDGAGDVLLNYHDKQAVISYSKISQGDNITEIQGELGRIRIEAVSQLKKVEFIANNGERELLSQPFDEHFMKYEVDHFMQMVTQKAPQSDINTHQLSVEVMHVLDTARAQLGVVYPNDKAFETN from the coding sequence ATGAATTTTGTTATTGTCGGTACTAATTTTATTAGCGATACCTTATTAAAAGCAGCCAACACCTTAATCGATTTTAATTTATATGGTGTGTGCTCGCGCGCAACAACGAGCGGCGAAGCCTTTTTAGCTAAACACCCAAAAAATACTCAAGCAAAAATATTTACCTCAATAGAGCAAGTTTGCCAAGACGAGCACGTAGATGCCGTTTATATTGCCGCACCAAATAGCTTACATCAGTTATATGCAGTGCAATGCTTAGCAGCAGGTAAACATGTACTGGGAGAAAAACCAGCAGCGGCCAATAGTGCCGAACTAGCCGCTATTATAGCAACCGCTAAAAAGCATCAATGCTTATATATGGAAGCCATGATGACCACGCATTTACCCAACTTTGCACTGTTGCAACAGGCCATGCTAAAAATTGGTACGCCGCGTAAGTTTATTGGACAATATAGTCAATATTCGTCGCGCTACGATAAATATAAAAATGGCGAGCGCCCAAATACCTTTTTACCTCAATTTGCTAATGGTGCTTTGGTTGATTTAGGCATTTATCCACTGTATTTATTAATAGCACTGTGGGGCGCACCAAATAGTGTACACGCAAGTGGTGTACTCCTTGATACAGGTGTAGATGGCGCAGGCGATGTACTCTTAAATTATCACGATAAACAAGCGGTGATCAGCTACTCAAAAATATCGCAAGGCGATAATATTACCGAAATACAAGGCGAACTTGGCCGCATTCGGATTGAAGCAGTGTCGCAACTCAAAAAAGTAGAGTTTATTGCTAACAACGGTGAACGTGAACTACTTTCGCAGCCTTTTGACGAGCATTTTATGAAATATGAAGTTGATCATTTTATGCAAATGGTGACACAAAAAGCGCCGCAATCGGATATTAATACACACCAGCTTAGTGTTGAAGTAATGCATGTACTTGATACCGCTCGCGCGCAATTAGGTGTTGTATACCCAAACGATAAAGCGTTTGAGACAAATTAA